A genomic window from Erythrobacter sp. BLCC-B19 includes:
- a CDS encoding DNA-directed RNA polymerase subunit beta', translated as MSHSNAPSAAARKVIAALAAAPRIEECGPIAGRFIHALRLIALHDRLGRDPVPELAARLGSVAVAAKALILAQAISAAWPEDIHVSRFCCRLLSHDEATIAAFVDAAARGDRGGFEAALAGLLRPDRMPRLWEGALALTAAEVRGL; from the coding sequence ATGTCCCACTCCAACGCCCCCTCTGCCGCCGCCCGCAAGGTCATTGCCGCACTTGCCGCAGCGCCACGGATCGAGGAATGCGGCCCCATCGCCGGACGCTTCATCCACGCCCTCAGGCTGATTGCGCTGCATGACCGGCTCGGTCGCGATCCCGTGCCCGAACTGGCGGCACGGCTTGGCAGCGTTGCGGTGGCGGCCAAGGCGCTGATCCTTGCGCAGGCCATCTCTGCTGCCTGGCCCGAGGACATCCACGTCTCGCGCTTCTGTTGCCGCCTGCTCAGCCATGACGAAGCCACCATCGCGGCCTTCGTCGATGCCGCCGCGAGGGGCGACCGAGGTGGGTTCGAAGCGGCGCTCGCCGGGTTGCTCCGACCCGACCGGATGCCCCGCCTGTGGGAGGGCGCGCTCGCCCTGACCGCAGCGGAAGTCCGCGGGCTCTGA
- the gltX gene encoding glutamate--tRNA ligase produces MTTTRFAPSPTGRLHVGNIRTALHNWMLARQAGGTFILRIDDTDAERSREDYVEAIRADLTWLGLTWDREERQSARLDRYAAAFDVLRAAGRIYPCYESAQELEVKRKIALGRGLPPIYDRAALKLTAEEQAAKEAEGTAPHWRFLLDHAEPIQWNDGIRGLQKFDPAQLSDPVIRRADGSWLYMMPSAVDDIDMGVTQVLRGEDHVSNTAVQIQIFTALHAAGFGAAKTIPAFAHEALLVGKEGKLSKRLGSLGCDAFRERGIEPEAIIALLARLGTSQPVEPIADRTALTVSFDLGTFGRAPAKFDEEDLERLNAGIVHQLPYEAVAARLPAGMDAAGWHAVRPNLAHIGEAADWWRLVTGPITTPAFTDEDKAFLAEAARLLAWGENPWGALTTALKEATGRKGKALFLPLRQALTGMDHGPDMGELLPLIGEAEARARLASAAA; encoded by the coding sequence ATGACCACCACCCGCTTTGCCCCTTCGCCCACAGGCCGTCTGCACGTCGGCAACATCCGCACCGCGCTCCACAACTGGATGCTGGCGCGGCAGGCGGGCGGCACCTTCATCCTGCGGATCGACGACACCGATGCCGAACGTAGCCGCGAGGACTATGTCGAAGCGATCCGCGCCGACCTCACCTGGCTGGGCCTGACGTGGGATCGCGAAGAGCGCCAGTCGGCGCGGCTCGATCGCTATGCCGCAGCCTTCGATGTGCTGCGCGCGGCGGGGCGGATCTACCCCTGCTACGAAAGCGCGCAGGAGCTGGAGGTGAAGCGCAAGATCGCACTGGGCCGCGGCCTTCCGCCGATCTACGACCGCGCAGCGCTGAAGCTGACCGCCGAAGAACAGGCCGCCAAGGAGGCCGAGGGCACCGCACCGCACTGGCGCTTCCTGCTCGATCATGCCGAGCCGATCCAGTGGAACGACGGCATTCGCGGGCTTCAGAAATTCGATCCCGCGCAGCTTTCCGATCCCGTTATCCGCCGCGCCGATGGATCATGGCTCTACATGATGCCGAGCGCGGTCGACGACATCGACATGGGCGTGACCCAGGTGCTGCGTGGCGAGGACCATGTTTCGAATACTGCCGTTCAGATTCAGATCTTTACCGCACTTCATGCTGCAGGTTTCGGTGCAGCAAAAACCATCCCGGCCTTTGCGCACGAGGCGCTGCTCGTGGGCAAGGAGGGCAAGCTTTCGAAGCGTCTGGGCTCGCTCGGTTGCGATGCCTTCCGCGAGCGCGGGATCGAGCCGGAAGCGATCATCGCGCTGCTGGCGCGGCTCGGCACCTCGCAGCCGGTGGAGCCGATTGCAGACCGCACGGCGCTGACCGTGAGCTTCGATCTAGGCACTTTTGGCCGTGCGCCCGCCAAGTTCGACGAGGAGGATCTGGAACGCCTCAACGCCGGGATTGTCCACCAGCTGCCCTATGAGGCCGTCGCAGCGCGCTTGCCCGCCGGGATGGACGCGGCGGGCTGGCACGCGGTGCGGCCCAATCTCGCGCATATCGGCGAGGCGGCCGATTGGTGGCGGCTGGTGACGGGGCCGATCACGACGCCGGCCTTCACCGATGAAGACAAGGCCTTTCTCGCCGAGGCGGCGCGGCTGCTGGCGTGGGGCGAAAACCCGTGGGGTGCGCTGACCACTGCGCTCAAGGAGGCGACCGGGCGGAAGGGCAAGGCGCTGTTCCTGCCGCTGCGTCAGGCGCTGACGGGCATGGATCACGGCCCCGACATGGGCGAGCTGCTCCCGCTGATCGGCGAGGCCGAGGCGCGCGCGCGGCTGGCGAGCGCGGCGGCCTAG